One genomic segment of Equus quagga isolate Etosha38 chromosome 20, UCLA_HA_Equagga_1.0, whole genome shotgun sequence includes these proteins:
- the SOCS4 gene encoding suppressor of cytokine signaling 4: MAENSENNSKNLDVRPKTSRSRSADRKDGYVWSGKKLSWSKKSESCSDAETVNSIEKTEVPLRSQERKHSCSSIELDLDHSCGHRFLGRSLKQKLQDAMGQCFPIKNCSSRHPSGLSSKRKIHISELMLDKCPFPPRSDLAFRWHFIKRHTAPINPKSDEWVSRDLSQSELRDGQLKQRRTAEEEVNCFPHTIVQPCVITTNNASCRGGPMTGSVMNLVSNNSIEDSDMDSDDEIITLCTSSRKRNKPKWETDEEILQLETPPKYHTQIDYVHCLVPDLLQINNNPCYWGVMDKYAAEALLEGKPEGTFLLRDSAQEDYLFSVSFRRYSRSLHARIEQWNHNFSFDAHDPCVFHSPDITGLLEHYKDPSACMFFEPLLSTPLIRTFPFSLQHICRTVICNCTTYDGIDALPVPSAMKLYLKEYHYKSKVRVLRIDAPEQQC; the protein is encoded by the coding sequence ATGGcggaaaatagtgaaaataatagtaaaaatctAGATGTAAGGCCCAAAACTAGTCGGAGTCGAAGTGCTGACAGAAAGGACGGTTATGTGTGGAGTGGAAAGAAGTTATCTTGGTCAAAAAAGAGTGAAAGCTGTTCAGATGCTGAAACAGTGAATTCTatagagaaaactgaagttccTTTAAGGAGCCAAGAAAGAAAGCACAGCTGTTCATCTATCGAGTTGGATTTAGATCATTCCTGTGGGCATAGATTTTTAGGTCGATCTCTTAAACAGAAACTGCAAGATGCTATGGGGCAGTGTTTTCCAATAAAGAATTGTAGTAGTCGGCATCCTTCAGGGCtttcatctaaaagaaaaattcatatcAGTGAACTCATGTTAGATAAGTGTCCTTTCCCACCTCGATCAGATTTAGCCTTTAGGTGGCATTTTATTAAACGACACACTGCTCCTATAAATCCCAAATCAGATGAATGGGTAAGCAGAGACTTGTCTCAGAGTGAATTAAGGGATGGTCAGCTAAAACAAAGAAGAACCGCGGAAGAAGAGGTGAACTGTTTCCCCCATACCATTGTTCAGCCCTGTGTCATAACCACCAACAATGCTTCATGTCGAGGTGGTCCTATGACTGGCTCTGTGATGAACCTGGTTTCAAATAACAGTATAGAAGATAGTGATATGGATTCAGATGATGAAATTATAACACTTTGCACAAgttccaggaaaagaaacaaacccaaatgggaaacagatgaagaaatcctGCAGTTGGAAACACCACCTAAGTATCACACCCAGATTGATTACGTTCACTGTCTTGTACCAGACCTCCTTCAGATCAATAACAATCCGTGTTACTGGGGAGTTATGGATAAATATGCAGCTGAAGCTCTACTAGAAGGAAAACCAGAGGGTACCTTTTTACTTCGAGACTCAGCACAGGAAGACTATTTATTCTCTGTTAGTTTTAGACGTTATAGTCGTTCTCTTCATGCTAGAATTGAACAGTGGAATCACAACTTTAGCTTTGATGCACATGATCCGTGTGTCTTCCATTCTCCTGACATTACTGGGCTCCTAGAACACTATAAGGACCCAAGTGCCTGTATGTTCTTTGAACCACTTTTATCCACTCCTTTAATTCGGACTTTCCCGTTTTCCCTGCAGCACATATGCAGAACAGTCATTTGTAACTGTACAACTTATGACGGCATTGATGCCCTTCCAGTTCCTTCTGCTATGAAATTATATCTGAAGGAATATCACTATAAATCAAAAGTTAGAGTACTCAGGATTGATGCACCAGAACAACAGTGCTAA